From Ciona intestinalis unplaced genomic scaffold, KH HT000025.2, whole genome shotgun sequence, the proteins below share one genomic window:
- the LOC100183832 gene encoding protein asteroid homolog 1 has product MMGVVGLTSFINENKRLFLTRTSVARQRMVVDGYGFLHYVYFENNLDVRCGGDYKQLHDLFEQFFRNLKQCSVDTIVIFDGDSDEDKLQTRISRMEESIKRMKQIWAGETSAKLLPLLSTDVMRQALIELNVPYYFTKGDADITIVSIANYLNASVLANDSDFYVLGVNKGYFPLNLFHWKQVQRRGDHSFVTGYAYYQRTMTSQYRVTDRVLSFLPVLTGCDWVSRDLFASFVNALCEKQTRNNRRNSLNRRKIDVILRWLSRHKRDDAIKDELLATFKESKRSMTSQEIESCLRHYREFPDPTPIFNFLQRHNMSDMFESKPPHQTEMENASDVTCQSIPEQFIRLGKLPSNLCDVMNGTKTIVLLLIVTSDPSKPSPHTRCRSLRQTIYRLLAMHSSDNGNCDVTEYDRSIKNKYRDVTPISLPAPCDCNDGYRNPILTSWFECNKFEGHQVTARKDYLLCCLLGCQQQHPQRHLAFNDFISHIARDPELTRLPLIVATTSYWIHHTQPPRALVVSVLISLSTHDVARDLHHDLEATFDPSPSHSATEWLCCLKSSLVLNSALCFPLPEPELSFIDCRWILGVYDVIMTWKPDDVINKVTDCMSRFGKEKDLFLLLYNAIYG; this is encoded by the exons aTGCGGTGGCGATTATAAACAACTACATGATTTATTTGAACAATTTTTTCGCAACCTGAAACAATGTTCAGTTGACACAATAGTCATATTCGACGG AGACAGCGATGAGGATAAATTACAAACTCGAATCTCACGAATGGAGGAATCAATTAAAAGGATGAAACAAATATGGGCGGGAGAAACCTCAGCAAAATTGCTGCCTTTATTATCAA CTGATGTCATGAGACAAGCATTGATAGAGCTGAATGTCCCTTATTACTTCACAAAGGGAGATGCTGACATCACAATAGTATCTATCGCAAACTACCTTAATGCATCTGTGTTGGCCAATGACAGTGATTTCTATGTTCTTGGTGTCAATAAAGGGTATTTCCCCTTGAATTTGTTCCATTGGAAGCAG GTCCAAAGACGTGGCGATCATTCCTTTGTCACCGGGTATGCATATTATCAAcgcactatgacgtcacaataccgtGTTACCGATCGCGTCCTCTCGTTTCTTCCCGTCCTTACCGGATGCGACTGGGTGTCACGTGACTTGTTTGCCAGCTTTGTCAATGCCTTGTGTGAG AAACAAACGAGAAACAATCGACGAAATTCGTTAAATCGTCGAAAGATTGACGTCATACTACGGTGGTTGTCACGTCATAAACGTGATGACGCAATAAAGGATGAATTGTTGGCGACTTTCAAAGAATCAAAGCgatcgatgacgtcacaagaaaTCGAATCCTGTCTACGTCATTATAGGGAATTCCCCGACCCAACCCCGATCTTCAACTTTCTCCAACGTCACAATATGTCGG ATATGTTCGAATCGAAGCCACCACATCAAACAgag ATGGAAAATgcgagtgacgtcacatgccAATCAATTCCGGAACAGTTTATTCG TTTGGGGAAACTCCCCTCTaacctttgtgacgtcatgaatgGAACAAAGACGATTGTTCTTCTtctaattgtgacgtcagaccCGTCGAAGCCGTCGCCGCATACGCGATGTCGAAGTTTAAGACAAACGATTTACCGCTTGCTAGCGATGCATTCTTCGGATAATGgcaactgtgacgtcacagaataCGATCG gtcaattaaaaacaaatatcgtgacgtcactccAATCTCTCTACCGGCACCATGCGACTGTAATGACGGGTATAGAAATCCTATATTAACCTCTTGGTTTGAATGCAACAAATTTGAGGGACACCAAGTTACAG CTCGTAAGGATTACCTTCTATGCTGTTTACTCGGTTGCCAACAACAACACCCACAGCGCCATCTAGCGTTCAACGATTTCATCTCCCACATCGCGCGTGACCCCGAGTTGACCCGACTTCCATTGATCGTTGCAACCACGTCATACTGGATCCATCACACCCAACCTCCCCGCGCCCTGGTCGTATCCGTTCTAATATCTCTATCAACACACGATGTTGCTCGTGACCTTCACCATGACCTCGAGGCGACCTTTGACCCCTCGCCGTCTCACAGCGCCACCGAGTGGTTATGCTGTCTCAAATCTTCGTTGGTTTTAAACTCAGCTCTCTGTTTCCCTCTGCCGGAGCCTGAACTTTCGTTTATCGATTGTCGATGGATATTGggcgtttatgacgtcataatgacgtGGAAAcccgatgacgtcataaacaaag TAACAGATTGCATGTCGAGATTCGGGAAGGAAAAAGATTTGTTCCTGTTGCTCTATAACGCTATCTACGGGTGA
- the polr3k gene encoding polymerase (RNA) III (DNA directed) polypeptide K, with amino-acid sequence MLLFCPTCGNLLTVEEGNQCYRFACPTCPYVHNITQKISSKKFPKLKAVDDVLGGSAAWENVDSTEEKCPKCEHDRAYFMQIQTRSADEPMTIFYKCCSPTCGHQWRE; translated from the coding sequence ATGTTGCTTTTCTGCCCAACATGTGGCAACTTGTTAACAGTTGAAGAAGGCAACCAATGCTACAGGTTCGCATGCCCGACATGCCCATACGTGCACAATATCACACAGAAAATCAGCAGCAAAAAGTTTCCAAAGCTCAAAGCAGTTGACGACGTGTTAGGGGGTTCAGCTGCGTGGGAAAACGTGGATTCAACGGAAGAGAAATGTCCAAAGTGCGAACATGACCGTGCTTACTTCATGCAGATACAAACACGATCGGCAGACGAACCGATGacgatattttataaatgttgtaGCCCCACGTGTGGCCATCAGTGGAGGGAATAA
- the LOC100177572 gene encoding small subunit processome component 20 homolog, with protein sequence MPAPHKHKEKNQFRFKTFSERLSEVNIDAIHQIDHVPLVESGEDFSRFFESMQKWRDLELSLDFVNFRKKISDKCKNYKMVVYYKDDIITALQEHLAVENSLALQALLDIMVSLCIDLSSDFYPHFSKFFKILTTLLQTKDVDKLEWVFSSISMLFRKQWRYMVNDMNNVLDMYMGLFEGEHPEHISNFAAESVSFLLRKAKNPQLVLSKLFKVTVETPATSERLAHVVFNMVKSPQNQFHSCTEDVMPVILSFLKTPDNTGAIYNCINSSIHLMADHTRRKFGKPIWDALILAIKENTAVDSDLPYLIKLLKLLDTWCKCRFSSRLLCHKEFCDVITACQNLVADLTVIDKDEISDAICSVVSTVLHGSKSDLSQTTQKSLIRDLSVSKLSFKAIASFWEKSFALSSFKSLAHDIFLKFCKDNIQAEENQDRVVSLLGTYSMLCNPLPQNGAELFQRSIEIFEFSKFSRVKNEKQIGEILINLLKIETEPEILWNILISLQSVRPLPKDTSKTLLNLYKSLTKSETSDSTLAVIAVVLQTMWTVDKSAPKECKHIVEMLLSNPNRLVLMLADILLTCKPKFSTLFNKNEVLQLLVKLVSSPETNIRVLCLRILQKLDKSNEPIYHACIMAEETDATVHDYRTKLLHLKKLEKHKNGEGLSGDAKEVAIRCLFSQLYINFSHLWKPLQEIIASHATSDRGDKFWEILFEIAEKSSEDAENSKWWLQLPGTSTDQDQNSDFENFVQGKVKKGRQIINSQTDYFNFRLQVWKTMAILPHNNIIDCNNRVIVTLLFRYLDNEYYLLDKENCKVQNLANNSDQENEFFRRKDSVKMLISMLNVFANLNNPSSTIQKDKLLSLFKDLLTHVHTDMQQAALKCLYQYKWKGLTKHKEKICEFFDDKLFRDALTNFEISSLLEDRDVVAPILLRILFGRMRSKTGGSSGGKQNSSTRRSIIIRFLAGVSSSELEDFIYLIVEPYKAVAQSDKNVMEIVEEDVGTRQVVPLARQLGVVNTLQMLLNKLNKQLPLKSYSLILRILLYIVKLNTLHLTQSTNDNDENQLINPKFITPLKSIKKQVQECLITLLTAWPDEAPMLGSQIDEIFDANIWCDLHKLNYESSGHPTVMLKLFKVFATNLRFLPWLARVGGHDGNVTPISVVVETLNSDKTSANVSTFILDILNDVLFSDEEEMEKDRDHISQQIQLGLQSVGGLLFNAKAKIETRLELGILVLQPHMKPIVDFFIEKMRKSKKGLLVTPKQLKLLSLLSENIADKSLLSQLSEILLSHVSSVSSKTTEKSVIPALETLSHVIQGTSLLPKLSKLFSKISDRETRIWLVTVLKAACKSDSQFQWTSDIVTRLNAWDKRFIEEMNFDARLTAFNDVCDKLNKDSDFLFQDNCLKFIPVLHCCLHTMLHLYSDISLRESVSRALTLVIHKVKAAKDREDFKVIYKAVIKDFLLPSVQSGLKSPDEGCRHESVQLLSTLVKTFPDEPLLSGLSVLSNLTNPEDDFFENVRHIQTHRRARAFRKIAKILCPEIWEAKSSEEERMEVVVKDNVLYLSPISYSTAASFLLPLATQTLYTKDLTKLAYLHESCIDVIKSCTRIMPWVQYKKFLLQNIWSLDRHKAAIEVVCGVLQVFPFDLSKFTKKELMFEERGTVDFPEIKDISQEDLGAEDDEDGEEIMIVDESSRKDEKILKLKTKKIQAKIEAENNIVEDEMIVVENETSTKRDLTFEEAQNILADVTGKLIPKLRMILSTKDEADEHKLSNAKSDIDKCCKKIPLAVAIVAILKKMPISTLKSQLPGVVLKVVGFLRHKLHDIRIIACQTVINILQSLGTSYMYLVVKELKSGLTRGYQRHVLVHVINSIFSSMETTFKVGDLDSSLAMILEILNADLFGETAAEKKVEKLRIKIPEARGRSKAYPAYKILVKFISKTCLTSVLQPLKVVMEETNIHGVKKVIKDVLTDIGFGLLENKTFEPLDLLTLMHALLTENISVLFPEKKKENVEEKSTKPGQRPPSCLLLSPEPERLGKKAPPKMSKSNLHLLVEFSLQLLHLSMKRQIVTVTEQEHLQMLDPLVTHITSCLNSAHQQTVVDSIRCVTKLLRTDLPALKDNCPKLTVDLFKILRDHTKGSGNQETAAVSFKCLSVLCSSEYGDQLSKDQLLVLLTYAEEDLYDTQRQSHAFDLIKSILKKGLQCKEVAEVINKVRSIAIQSHGQSSRNQARGLYFHFLMNYPLIARKINSNLEFMLAQLTYEYEDGRASALELVSSVLTNFPDTQVKDHAQIIFISTSSLLLDETQTCRRMAANVIKMLLRRLGSDLKDQLFSFVSQWYASLDNSTQPRLASLLVSIFAEVEEGDLQRHLEDILPLVNRCIEHGMNDDDPNIQRKDHNLFFHMTAFLRILQHCGICRGEKWQATLQKILENVETLATHPHAWIRLVSDQILGTVFSQWQPEELVAHKGYNSYLTCNLENKISALVKKLCSQFHNEILGDHLAEQLIKDLLFLVRVLQAMEAQGGDLLHPDIIWLLRQLQNVTKSEQSNNPKVSAKRTATLKFCAAFSMTFKNNIHCLQFLLDMVHRCINASATHGEQEIEAVTKLQELATEVLEVIKQNSIFTDFTSVYLKVVKKINHKKMERKKERAVQLVSDPKKAALFKLRKQERTKEQRKRKIARLRPEYGLQKSKKAKK encoded by the exons ATGCCAGCCCCCCACAAACACAAGGAGAAGAACCAGTTTCGGTTCAAAACTTTCTCTGAGAGATTATCAGAAGTGAACATAGATGCAATCCACCAGATTGACCACGTCCCTCTAGTGGAGAGCGGAGAGGATTTTTCAAGGTTTTTCGAATCGATGCAAAAATGGCGAGACCTCGAACTTTCTTtggattttgtaaattttcgaaaaaaaatttcggacaaatgtaaaaattataaaatggttgtttattacaaggATGATATCATTACAGCTCTGCAGGAACATCTGGCTGTTGAGAATTCACTCGCTCTGCAAGCTTTACTGGATATAATGGTCAGCTTATGCATTGATTTAAGCTCCGATTTTTACCCTCACTTTTcgaagttttttaaaattttgacgACGTTGCTTCAAACCAAAGACGTGGACAAACTGGAATGGGTTTTCTCATCAATATCCATGCTGTTTAGGAAGCAATGGAGGTACATGGTCAATGATATGAACAATGTACTTGACATGTATATGGGGTTGTTTGAGGGCGAACACCCGGAGCACATTTCAAATTTTGCTGCTGAAAGCGTTTCGTTTTTGCTTCGAAAAGCGAAAAATCCGCAACTAGTTTTATCAAAGTTGTTTAAAGTCACAGTAGAGACACCAGCCACATCTGAAAGATTGGCTCATGTCGTATTTAACATGGTTAAGTCACCACAGAATCAATTCCATTCCTGCACTGAAGATGTAATGCCAGTGATATTATCTTTCTTGAAAACCCCTGATAATACTGGAGCTATCTACAACTGTATCAATTCATCTATTCACCTCATGGCTGACCATACTAGGAGAAAGTTTGGAAAACCAATCTGGGATGCTTTAATTCTTGCTATAAAAGAAAACACAGCCGTTGATTCTGATCTTccatatttaattaaactgcTAAAATTGTTAGACACCTGGTGTAAATGCAGGTTTTCCTCACGGCTGTTATGTCATAAGGagttctgtgatgtcataacagcGTGTCAAAATCTGGTGGCAGATTTGACAGTCATTGATAAAGATGAAATATCGGATGCTATTTGTTCAGTTGTGTCAACTGTGTTGCATGGTTCGAAGTCAGACCTATCTCAAACTACGCAGAAAAGTTTAATCCGTGATCTCTCAGTTTCAAAACTAAGTTTCAAAGCAATTGCTTCGTTTTGGGAAAAATCGTTTGCTCTTTCCAGCTTTAAGTCTCTTGCTCACGATATTTTCTTAAAGTTCTGTAAGGATAATATTCAAGCTGAAGAAAACCAAGACCGAGTTGTGAGCCTGCTTGGCACTTATTCAATGCTCTGCAACCCATTACCCCAGAATGGAGCAGAATTATTTCAGCGCTCAATtgaaatttttgaattttctaaattttcaaGAGTGAAAAACGAGAAACAAATTGGAGAAATTCTGATTAATTTGCTCAAAATTGAAACAGAACCTGAAATTTTATGGAATATTCTAATTTCTCTACAGTCTGTACGCcccttgcccaaggacacctcaaaaactttgttaaatttgtataaatcGTTAACAAAATCTGAAACCTCTGATTCTACACTTGCTGTTATTGCGGTTGTTTTACAAACTATGTGGACAGTGGATAAGTCAGCTCCTAAAGAATGCAAACACATCGTGGAAATGCTGCTTTCAAACCCTAATAGATTGGTCCTAATGTTAGCAGACATTCTACTGACATGCAAGCCTAAGTTTTCcactttgtttaataaaaacgaaGTTTTACAATTACTGGTAAAGTTGGTTTCTTCGCCAGAGACAAACATTAGGGTATTATGTCTTcggattttacaaaaactggATAAATCCAACGAACCGATCTACCACGCTTGTATTATGGCTGAAGAGACAGATGCCACTGTACATGACTATAGAACCAAACTTCTGCATCTAAAGAAACTTGAAAAGCATAAAAATGGAGAAGGATTGTCAGGTGATGCAAAAGAAGTCGCAATTCGATGTTTATTCTCACAATTATACATCAACTTCTCGCACCTATGGAAGCCACTGCAGGAAATCATTGCCTCGCATGCCACTAGTGACCGGGGAGATAAATTCTGGGAAATTTTGTTCGAAATCGCGGAAAAATCATCGGAAGATGCAGAGAATAGTAAATGGTGGCTGCAACTACCTGGGACTTCTACAGATCAAGATCAGAATTCTGATTTCGAAAATTTTGTTCaaggaaaagttaaaaaaggtCGTCAGATTATAAATTCTCAAactgattattttaattttcgtcTCCAAGTTTGGAAAACAATGGCAATTCTACCCCATAACAATATCATTGATTGTAATAATAGAGTTATTGTTACACTGCTGTTCCGGTATCTTGACAATGAGTATTATTTGCTGGACAAAGAAAACTGTAAAGTACAAAACCTGGCAAATAATTCTGATCAAGAAAATGAATTCTTTCGGCGAAAAGACTCAGTGAAAATGTTGATATCTATGCTTAATGTGTTCGCGAATCTTAACAACCCTTCTTCTACAatacaaaaagataaattgcTAAGTTTGTTCAAGGACCTTCTTACACACGTACACACTGACATGCAGCAGGCAGCGCTTAAGTGTTTGTATCAATACAAATGGAAAGGTCTGACCAAACATAAAGAGAAAATCTGCGAGTTTTTCGACGACAAACTTTTCCGCGACGCGCTGACAAACTTTGAGATCTCATCTTTGTTGGAAGACCGTGATGTTGTTGCTCCTATTCTCTTGAGGATCTTGTTTGGGAGGATGAGATCAAAGACTGGAGGTTCTTCTGGAGGAAAACAGAACTCTTCAACAAGAAGATCAATTATCATCCGATTTCTTGCTGGAGTTTCTTCCTCTGAGTTGGAGGATTTTATTTACTTGATTGTGGAACCGTATAAAGCCGTCGCGCAAAGTGATAAAAATGTGATGGAAATTGTTGAAGAAGATGTTGGAACAAGACAAGTGGTTCCTCTAGCAAGGCAGTTAGGTGTAGTGAACACTTTACAGATGCTGCTCAACAAACTGAACAAGCAACTACCCTTAAAATCATATTCACTGATATTGAGAATCCTGCTCTATATTGTGAAGTTAAACACTTTGCATTTAACGCAATCTACTAATGATAATGATGAAAATCAACTGATTAACCCAAAGTTTATAACTCCATTGAAAAGTATAAAGAAGCAAGTCCAGGAGTGTCTTATAACTCTTCTAACTGCATGGCCAGATGAAGCACCAATGCTTGGGAGTCAAATTGATGAAATTTTTGATGCAAACATTTGGTGTGATTTGCATAAACTTAATTACGAGTCTTCGGGGCACCCAACTGTGATGTTAAAGTTGTTCAAAGTCTTTGCGACAAACCTCAGGTTCCTACCATGGCTAGCAAGGGTTGGGGGCCATGATGGTAATGTTACTCCAATATCTGTGGTGGTGGAGACACTAAACTCGGACAAAACAAGCGCGAATGTGTCCACCTTTATACTCGATATCTTAAACGATGTTTTGTTCAGCGACGAGGAAGAAATGGAGAAAGATAGAGATCATATATCGCAACAAATTCAACTCGGACTTCAATCTGTTGGTGGTTTGTTGTTCAACGCAAAAGCAAAGATCGAAACAAGGCTTGAACTTGGTATATTAGTCCTACAACCACATATGAAACCTATTGTTGATTtctttattgaaaaaatgaggaaaagtaaaaaaggATTGCTTGTCACTCCGAAACAACTTAAACTGTTATCGCTGCTCAGCGAAAATATTGCAGATAAATCTTTACTTTCACAACTAAGTGAAATTCTGTTGAGTCATGTCAGTTCGGTGTCTTCAAAAACGACAGAAAAGTCCGTCATTCCAGCTCTTGAGACGCTCTCACATGTTATACAGGGCACAAGTCTACTTCCTAAGTTATCTAAgctattttctaaaatatcaGACAGAGAAACTCGCATTTGGTTGGTGACTGTACTCAAAGCTGCATGCAAGTCTGACTCTCAGTTCCAATGGACTTCTGACATAGTAACTCGACTAAACGCATGGGACAAACGATTTATTGAAGAAATGAATTTTGACGCTAGGCTGACTGCATTTAATGATGTTTgtgataaattaaacaaagactCAGATTTCTTGTTCCAGGACAATTGCTTAAAGTTTATTCCAGTATTACATTGTTGCCTCCATACCATGCTACATTTGTATTCTGATATCTCACTGAGAGAAAGTGTGTCCAGGGCTCTAACGCTTGTTATACATAAAGTAAAAGCGGCAAAAGATAGAGAAGACTTCAAAGTAATTTACAAAGCAGTTATCAAGGACTTTCTTCTCCCTTCTGTGCAAAGTGGTTTAAAATCACCAGACGAAGGGTGTCGGCACGAATCTGTTCAACTTTTATCCACATTAGTTAAGACTTTTCCTGATGAGCCTCTACTATCTGGTTTATCAGTGTTATCCAACCTCACCAACCCCGAAGATGATTTCTTTGAGAATGTTCGCCACATACAAACGCACAGAAGGGCCAGAGCTTTCAGAAAAATAGCGAAAATTTTATGTCCGGAAATTTGGGAAGCAAAAAGTTCGGAAGAAGAAAGAATGGAAGTTGTTGTAAAAGATAATGTCCTTTATTTAAGTCCTATATCTTACTCTACGGCTGCGAGTTTTCTTCTACCACTGGCAACCCAGACCTTATATACCAAGGACTTAACAAAACTTGCTTACCTGCACGAATCTTGCATTGATGTTATCAAAAGTTGCACCCGCATTATGCCATGGGTGCAATATAAGAAGTTTTTGCTGCAAAATATCTGGAGCTTGGATCGCCATAAAGCAGCCATCGAAGTTGTGTGTGGGGTGCTACAAGTATTTCCGTTCGATCTTTCGAAATTTACGAAGAAGGAGCTAATGTTTGAGGAGAGGGGTACAGTCGACTTCCCAGAGATCAAAGATATCTCTCAGGAGGATTTGGGAGCAGAAGATGATGAGGACGGTGAAGAAATTATGATTGTTGATGAATCTTCACGAAAGGATGAAAAAATCTTGAAATTAAAGACGAAAAAAATTCAGGCAAAAATTGAAGcagaaaataatattgttgaaGATGAAATGATTGTTGTTGAAAATGAAACTTCCACAAAGAGGGATTTAACATTCGAGGAAGCTCAGAATATCTTGGCAGACGTTACGGGTAAATTGATCCCAAAATTACGGATGATTCTCTCAACCAAAGATGAGGCTGATGAACATAAACTTTCCAATGCTAAAAGTGACATTGATAAGTGTTGTAAGAAGATCCCACTAGCTGTTGCCATCGTTGCCATCTTAAAAAAGATGCCGATCTCTACTTTGAAGTCTCAGCTGCCAGGAGTTGTCCTTAAAGTTGTGGGGTTTTTACGACATAAGTTACACGATATCAGAATCATTGCGTGTCAGACTGTCatcaatattttacaatctCTTGGGACTTCCTACATGTATTTAGTAGTAAAGGAGCTCAAATCAGGTCTCACACGTGGTTATCAAAGACATGTCCTTGTCCATGTTATAAACTCCATATTCTCTTCTATggaaacaacattcaaagttGGAGACCTCGATTCAAGCTTGGCGATGATTCTCGAAATTTTAAACGCAGATTTATTTGGGGAGACGGCAGCCGAGAAAAAGGTTGAAAAACTTCGGATTAAAATACCAGAAGCGCGAGGCAGGAGTAAGGCTTACCCTGCTTATAAAATCCTTGTTAAGTTTATCAGTAAGACTTGTTTAACCAGCGTGCTTCAACCTCTTAAAGTTGTGATGGAAGAAACCAACATCCATGGTGTAAAAAAAGTCATTAAAGATGTTCTGACCGACATTGGGTTTGGATTGCTCGAGAATAAAACTTTCGAACCCCTGGATTTGTTGACCCTCATGCACGCTTTGCTGACAGAAAATATCTCGGTTTTATTTCCGGAAAAAAAGAAGGAAAATGTTGAAGAGAAATCGACAAAACCGGGACAGCGTCCTCCATCTTGCCTCCTGCTCTCACCTGAGCCGGAGAGGCTCGGGAAGAAGGCTCCTCCAAAGATGTCAAAGAGTAATCTTCATCTTTTGGTTGAGTTCTCACTCCAGCTTCTTCATCTTTCAATGAAGAGACAAATCGTCACGGTAACGGAGCAAGAGCATCTACAGATGTTGGACCCCTTGGTCACGCACATAACATCGTGTCTAAATTCAGCTCACCAGCAAACTGTGGTGGACTCAATCAGATGCGTAACCAAGCTGCTTAGAACGGATCTCCCTGCTTTGAAAGATAACTGCCCCAAACTGACTGTGgatctgtttaaaatattacgcGACCACACCAAGGGATCAGGAAATCAAGAAACCGCAGCTGTCAGTTTCAAGTGCTTAAGCGTGCTTTGCTCATCTGAGTATGGAGACCAACTAAGTAAAGACCAGCTGCTAGTCTTGTTAACTTACGCTGAGGAAGATTTATACGACACTCAACGACAAAGCCACGCTTTTGATTTAATTAAGTCAATCTTGAAGAAAGGATTGCAATGCAAAGAAGTTGCTGaggttataaataaagttcgAAGCATCGCCATTCAATCTCATGGCCAATCATCAAGGAATCAAGCTCGTGGTTTATATTTCCATTTCCTGATGAATTACCCGCTAATTGCGCGTAAAATAAACTCGAACCTCGAGTTTATGCTCGCACAGTTAACTTATGAGTACGAGGACGGGCGTGCTTCTGCGTTGGAGCTTGTGTCATCTGTTCTAACCAACTTCCCGGACACACAAGTTAAGGATCACGCACAAATCATCTTTATTTCAACTTCATCTCTGCTGTTAGACGAAACACAGACCTGTAGAAGGATGGCAGCTAACGTTATCAAGATGCTGCTGAGAAGGTTGGGTTCTGACTTGAAGGATCAACTGTTTTCATTCGTATCTCAATG GTACGCCTCACTAGACAACTCCACCCAACCGCGACTTGCTTCTCTCCTCGTTTCAATATTCGCTGAAGTTGAGGAAGGGGATCTACAGCGCCACCTAGAGGATATTCTACCCCTCGTGAATCGTTGCATCGAGCATGGAATGAATGATGATG ACCCCAACATCCAACGGAAAGATCACAACTTGTTCTTCCACATGACAGCATTCCTAAGAATTCTGCAACACTGTGGTATTTGCAGGGGTGAAAAATGGCAGGCAACACTGCAGAAAATACTTGAAAATGTGGAAACACTGGCCACCCACCCACACGCTTGGATACGTTTGGTATCGGACCAAATATTGGGAACTGTATTCTCGCAGTGGCAACCTGAGGAGCTTGTGGCACATAAAGGTTACAACTCCTACCTGACATGTAacttagaaaataaaatatcggCGCTGGTGAAAAAATTATGTTCGCAATTTCACAACGAAATATTAGGCGACCATTTGGCTGAGCAACTTATTAAAGATCTTCTGTTCCTTGTGAGGGTTCTGCAAGCTATGGAGGCGCAAGGAGGTGATCTTTTACATCCGGACATTATTTGGCTTCTACGACAACTACAGAATGTGACGAAATCTGAGCAATCAAACAATCCAAAAGTTTCAGCTAAAAGAACGGCCACACTCAAATTTTGCGCCGCGTTTTCAatgacttttaaaaacaacattcacTGTCTGCAATTTCTACTGGACATGGTACATAGGTGTATTAACGCGAGCGCTACACATGGAGAACAGGAAATCGAGGCGGTCACGAAACTGCAGGAGCTTGCAACTGAGGTGTTAGAggtgataaaacaaaactcaatCTTTACGGACTTTActtcagtttatttaaaagtcgTCAAGAAGATTAATCATAAAAAGATGGAGAGGAAAAAGGAGAGAGCTGTACAACTTGTATCGGACCCGAAGAAGGCAGCGTTGTTTAAACTTCGGAAACAAGAGAGAACTAAAGAGCAGAGAAAAAGGAAAATCGCTCGCCTGCGACCGGAGTACGGGCTACAGAAATCGAAAAAGGCAAAGAAATAA